In one Sulfitobacter sp. LCG007 genomic region, the following are encoded:
- a CDS encoding TauD/TfdA dioxygenase family protein produces the protein MAQIAKLTGFVGAEVSDVDLRTPPDTTLGGLLCAALAEHQVLVFRGQFLSLDQQKAVTELFGPLMKLPYVAPIETDEAVIAVLKEADERNGGVFGGEWHSDFSFLENPPAGSLLNAIEIPQAGGDTVWASQSAAYRTLPAHLKEFLNGRRAIHVGKPYGVKYAPPAKDRANASIRMSRGDPNADREIAHPAVIAEPSTGEKALFVNPIYTTRFSDMTEEESRPFLEQIYKHATRPDFSFRHKWRAGDLLVWDNRMTLHYATNDYDGARRLLYRTTFERDAPRE, from the coding sequence ATGGCACAGATCGCAAAGCTCACCGGTTTCGTCGGCGCGGAAGTTTCCGATGTCGACCTGAGGACGCCGCCCGACACGACGCTGGGCGGACTTCTGTGCGCGGCCCTGGCAGAACACCAGGTCCTCGTCTTTCGCGGCCAGTTCCTGTCGCTCGATCAGCAGAAGGCCGTGACCGAGCTTTTCGGCCCGCTGATGAAGCTTCCCTACGTCGCACCGATAGAGACGGACGAGGCCGTGATTGCCGTGCTGAAGGAAGCTGACGAAAGAAACGGCGGGGTCTTCGGGGGCGAATGGCATTCCGATTTCAGCTTCCTCGAGAATCCTCCCGCCGGATCGTTGCTGAACGCCATCGAAATTCCGCAAGCCGGCGGCGACACCGTCTGGGCGAGCCAGAGCGCCGCATATCGCACGCTCCCGGCCCATCTGAAGGAATTCCTGAACGGGCGGCGCGCGATCCACGTGGGCAAGCCCTACGGCGTGAAATACGCGCCGCCCGCCAAGGATCGTGCAAACGCCTCGATCAGGATGAGCAGGGGCGATCCGAACGCGGACCGCGAGATCGCGCATCCGGCGGTGATCGCCGAGCCATCGACCGGAGAGAAGGCGCTTTTCGTCAATCCGATCTACACCACGCGCTTCAGCGACATGACGGAAGAGGAAAGCAGACCCTTCCTCGAACAGATCTACAAACACGCGACGCGCCCCGATTTCTCGTTCCGCCACAAATGGCGGGCCGGCGATCTGCTGGTCTGGGACAATCGAATGACCCTGCATTATGCGACGAACGACTACGACGGAGCGCGGCGTCTGCTCTATCGCACGACATTCGAGCGCGATGCGCCCCGGGAGTGA